The Agromyces hippuratus genome has a window encoding:
- a CDS encoding cyclase family protein, with the protein MTEYRAHFDADIAFVNGGGLRAEAFRLDLPSQHLTETQIGELLVRHLGLALVGTVELSNLEIVEEPHKGSRGVGAEASAASGSTQRGRLVDLSHVISEGLVTYPGIPAPVITPHLTREASREHYAPGTEFEIDIIAMAGNTGTYLDSPFHRYADGGDLASLSLETLVGIPAEVFRLTDAAERGIPAEVFFDRELAGTAVLLHTGWSRHFGQPEYLHGAPFLTEAGAQHLADAGVAIVGIDSLNIDDAESAGERPAHSILLAAGIHVVEHLTALDEVPVRGARFTAVPPRVAGFGTFPVRAFAEVPDAG; encoded by the coding sequence ATGACCGAGTACCGCGCCCACTTCGACGCCGACATCGCCTTCGTCAACGGGGGAGGCCTGCGCGCCGAGGCGTTCCGGCTCGACCTGCCGTCGCAGCACCTCACCGAGACGCAGATCGGCGAGCTGCTCGTGCGCCACCTCGGGCTCGCGCTCGTCGGCACCGTCGAGCTCTCGAACCTCGAGATCGTCGAGGAGCCGCACAAGGGCTCGCGGGGCGTCGGCGCCGAGGCATCCGCTGCTTCCGGCAGCACGCAGCGCGGGCGACTCGTCGACCTCAGCCATGTGATCAGCGAGGGGCTCGTGACCTACCCGGGCATCCCGGCGCCGGTGATCACGCCGCACCTCACGCGCGAGGCCTCGCGCGAGCACTACGCGCCGGGCACCGAGTTCGAGATCGACATCATCGCGATGGCGGGCAACACGGGCACCTACCTCGACAGCCCGTTCCACCGCTACGCCGACGGCGGTGACCTCGCGAGCCTGTCGCTCGAGACGCTCGTCGGCATCCCGGCCGAGGTCTTCCGATTGACGGATGCCGCGGAGCGCGGCATTCCCGCAGAGGTCTTCTTCGATCGCGAGCTCGCGGGCACGGCGGTGCTGCTGCACACGGGCTGGAGCCGGCATTTCGGGCAGCCCGAATACCTGCACGGCGCCCCGTTCCTCACCGAGGCGGGCGCGCAGCACCTCGCCGACGCCGGCGTCGCGATCGTCGGCATCGACTCGCTCAACATCGACGACGCCGAGTCGGCGGGCGAGCGGCCCGCGCACTCGATCCTGCTCGCAGCGGGCATCCACGTCGTCGAGCACCTCACCGCGCTCGACGAGGTGCCGGTGCGCGGTGCCCGCTTCACGGCCGTGCCACCGCGGGTCGCCGGGTTCGGCACCTTCCCGGTGCGCGCGTTCGCCGAGGTGCCGGACGCCGGCTGA
- a CDS encoding aldo/keto reductase, with protein sequence MIAPAYALRDGNTIPAIGLGTYGLDDQAGIDAITAGIADGYRLIDTAFNYGNEEAVGEAIRRTDVDRSDLVIATKLPGKHHGFDETIASFEQSRMRLDLDWVDLYLIHWPLPRLGKYLDSWRAMISLREKGLVRSIGVSNFTAEMLTRLIDSTGIVPVVNQVELHPYFPQEELRAFHDEHDIRTMSWSPLAKRTELLQEPVIAEVAAAHGVTPAQAVLRWHIELEAVPIPKSSDAARRRENLDVFGFTLTTEEVDAISALSRGRIWGGDPDTHEEF encoded by the coding sequence ATGATCGCACCCGCGTACGCACTCCGCGACGGCAACACGATTCCCGCGATCGGACTCGGCACGTACGGGCTCGACGACCAGGCGGGCATCGACGCGATCACCGCGGGCATCGCCGACGGCTACCGGCTTATCGACACTGCCTTCAACTACGGCAACGAAGAGGCCGTGGGCGAGGCGATCCGCCGCACCGACGTCGATCGCAGCGACCTCGTGATCGCGACGAAGCTGCCGGGCAAGCACCACGGCTTCGACGAGACGATCGCGAGCTTCGAGCAGTCGCGCATGCGGCTCGACCTCGACTGGGTCGACCTGTACCTCATCCATTGGCCGCTGCCGCGCCTCGGCAAGTACCTCGACAGCTGGCGGGCGATGATCTCCCTGCGCGAGAAGGGGCTCGTGCGGTCGATCGGCGTCTCGAACTTCACGGCCGAGATGCTGACCCGGCTGATCGACAGCACGGGCATCGTGCCGGTCGTGAACCAGGTCGAACTGCACCCCTACTTCCCGCAGGAGGAGCTGCGCGCGTTCCACGACGAGCACGACATCCGCACCATGAGCTGGAGTCCGCTCGCCAAGCGCACCGAGCTGCTGCAGGAGCCGGTCATCGCCGAGGTCGCCGCGGCCCACGGCGTCACTCCGGCGCAGGCGGTGCTGCGCTGGCACATCGAGCTCGAGGCGGTGCCGATCCCGAAGTCGTCGGATGCCGCGCGCCGCCGTGAGAACCTCGACGTCTTCGGGTTCACGCTCACGACCGAAGAGGTCGACGCCATCTCCGCGTTGTCGCGCGGCCGCATCTGGGGCGGCGACCCC